The genomic segment TGGAGCGTCGTGTTGACGGCGATGACACCGAGTGTGTGGGTGCGCCGGGTCGCGAGCGCCCGGGCCGCCGAGTTGCGGCGGTAGCCGAGCCGCTCGATGGCCTCGGTCACCTGGGCTCGGGTCTTCACGCTCACGTTCGGGTGGTCGCTGAGGACCCGCGAGACGGTCTGGTGCGACACGCCTGCCACGCGTGCCACGTCCGCCATCGTGGGTGCCCTCGCGGCGTCTGCGGGCCGGGGCAAATCCGTTCCTCTCTGTGGAGTCCGGAGCGTCGGAAGTAGTTCGACCTCAAGGTACCTGCCTTGTGCGGGTGTACGAAGGTCGCTGCCGTCGAGCGCTCGTCCCGGGGAGTGTGCGCTCACATCGCGACATCTCCCTTTCGCCTGGTTCCTTGTCAGTTACCGCGTGGGGCTTGAGTTCGTGTCATGTTAGCGCTCACAATCTAGCTGCGTCAGTACGCGGGACGTCATGGCGTACGGGCTTCGCGGGCGTTCGGTCGGTACCCGCGTGCCCGCGGTACACGGTCGCCGCGGCACCCCGGTCGCCGCGGCGGACCCGGGCCGTGGGGCTCCGATGCCGTGGCGCCTCCCGCGACGTGCCGGGCCGGGTCCCCACGCCCGTGGGCGGGCTCCGGGGAGCAGTTGCTGTTGTCCTTGCCAGAGAGACGGTCCAGAGAGACGGTGAACGTGTCATGAGCGAGACCACACTCCGCGAACTGCGCAGTGAGGTACTGGCCGCCAACCTGCGGATTCCGCAGGCCGGCCTGGCGACGCTGACCTGGGGGAACGTCAGTGCGGTGGACCGTGAAGCGGGGGTTTTCGTCATCAAGCCCTCGGGCGTCTCCTATGCCGAACTCACCGAGAAGGACCTCGTGGTGGTCTCGCTCGCGGACGGCGGCGTGGTGGAGGGGAGGCTGCGGCCGTCCACCGACACCGAGACCCACCGCTGTCTCTACCGGGCGTTCCCGTCCGTCGGCGGGGTGACCCACACCCACTCCGAGCACGCCGTCGCCTTCGCCCAGGCCCGCGTGCCCATACCCGTACTCGGCACGACCCACGCCGACACCTTCAACGGACCCGTCCCCGTCACCGCCGACCTCACCGCCGAACAGTGCGCCAGGGACTACGAGTACAACACCGGTCAGGTCATCGTCTCGATGCTGGAGGGCGACGACCGCCGCGCCCGCGAGGTGCCGGGCGCGCTCGTCTCGCGCCACGGTCCGTTCACCTGGGGGGCCACCGCGACCGCGTCGCTGGAGAACGCGATCATCTGCGAGGCGGTGGCCAGGATGGCGCTGCACACCCTCGCCCTCCGGCCGGGCGGAGCCGGCGCGACACCTCCGCCGCAGCATCTGCTGGACCGCCACTTCACGCGCAAGCACGGGCCGGACGCCTACTACGGCAACGCCTGACCCCCGGGCGACGGAGGCCGCGCCGGTCCGGTGGATGCCACCGGCCCGGCGCCGGCCCGTCACACGAAGCGCCACAGGTGGTCGTCCGTGCCGTTGTCGTCCCACTGCACGAGCTGCGCACCCTGGGCGGTCGACGCGTCGAGCACCCCCAGGACCCGGCCGCCGTTGGCGTTCCGGATGCGGAAGCAGCCGGCCGAGCCGTAACGCAACTGCCACAGGTGGTCGGTGGTCCCGTTGTCGTCCCACTGGAGCACCCGTGCCCCGGCCGCCTGGGAGGCTCCCTCGACTCCCAGGACCTTGCCGCTGTGGAGGTTGCGCAGCCGGAACCGCCCGGCGGTGTCCCGTACGGCCAGCCAGAGGTGGTCGTCCGTGCCGCTGTCGCCCCACTGGACCGCGAGCCCGCCGTTGGCGGTGGACATGCCGTCGATGCCCAGCAGCAGCCCGCTGCGCAGGTTCTGGATGCGGTGGTACCCGCTGGGGACGAACCACCAGGCGTTGTCCGCGCCGCCGTTGTCGCTGTCCTGGACGGCCTGCGCCCCCGCGGCGGTGGAACCCGCCCTGATGCCGAGGACCTTGCCGCTGTTGGTGTTGCGGAGCCGGTGCGTGCCGTCCCCCGTGTCGAGCGGGGTCCAGAGGTGGTCGGCCGTGCCGGAGTCGCTCCACTGCAGCACGTCCGCGTCGTCGGCCGTGGACATGGACCGTACGCCCAGCACCTTGCCGCTGTTGGCGTTGCGGAGCTTGAGCGCACCGCCGTCCGCGACGAGCTGCCAGTCGTGGTCGGCGGTGCCGCTGTCGTCCCACTGGAGCGCCACGCCGCCGTCGGCCGTCGACATGTCCTGGATTCCCAGGACGAGACCGCTCCGCGCGTTGACGAGCCGGAAGCCGGAGACACCGGCCTTGCCGTCGGCGTCCCAGTAGACACTGGCGTTCTGGTGGTGGTTGTCGTAGAAGGGGATGAGGCTCACCGAGGCGCCGTTCGCCCGGGCGGTGAACGTCAGGGGCGTCGTCGTCGCCGCGATCGACGAGGTGGTGAGCAGGGGGAGCACACCGCCGAGCGCCGTGCTGCCGAACGCGCCGCTGAGCACCACCGGACCGTAGGAGACCGCCTGCACCTGCGGCCGGTCGGGGGTGCCGTTCAGCGCGAGCCGCATCGGGAACCGCAGGGTGACGGTGTCCCCGGAGGCCCAGGTGCGGTCGAGCGTGGCGTAACTGCCCGGTGTCAGGGCCAGGTTCTGGGCGGTTCCGTTGACGCTGACCGAGGCACCCGAGGTCCAGCCCGGTACGCGCACCCGCAGCGACCACCGTCCCGCGGTGCCCGTCACCTTCAGCACGGTGGTGTCGGACGCGGGGAACGCGGTGGTCTGCGTGACCGTGACACCGCGCTCGGCCCAGGTCAGGACCGAAGGGACGAAGAGGTTCACCCAGAGTCCCGCGGAGTCGGAGAAGTACACCGAGTCCATCAGCTTGGTGTGGGTTTCGAGGCCCGTGCCCTGGCAGCAGGTGAAGGTGTCGTAGTCCCTGCTGTACGTGCGGCGGCCACCGGGGTTGAGCGGCGTGAAGTAGCAGACGTGCCCGTGCGGATCGGCGGGGTCCTGCTGCCCGACGAGCTGGTTGGTCAGCGCCCGCTCGTAATAGTCGCCGTACGCCGCCCGGTCGGGATCGAGGGTGAACAACTCGCGGGTGAGCTTGAGCATGTTGTACGTGTTGCAACTCTCGCAGGTGTTGTCGGTGAGGTACTGGCCGATGGCCCCCGGCGCCTTGAAGAACTCACCGACGCTGTTGCCGCCGATCGCGTAGGAGTGGTTCGTCGTGACGATGTTCCAGAAGTTGACCGCGATGTCCCGGTAGCGTGTGGTCCCGGTCGCCTTGTACTCCCGGGCGCTCCCGACGATCTTGGGTATCTGCGTGTTGGCGTGCAGTCCGTCCAGGCTGTCGGTGCCCGCCGCCAGCGGGTCGATGACCGCCGTGTGGTCGAAGCGCTGCGCCACGGTCAGCCAGCGGCTGTCGCCCGTCTGCTGGTACAGGTCGGTGAGGACCGCGTTCATGCCGCCGAACTCGATCTTCATCGTGGTCTGCATCTGTGCGGTGGTCAGGCGTGCCGTCCGTACGTCCACCCACCCGGCGAGGGCGAGCAGCACGTCCCGCGCCTGGGT from the Streptomyces sp. NBC_01335 genome contains:
- a CDS encoding RICIN domain-containing protein, with protein sequence MLQWDDNGTTDHLWQLRYGSAGCFRIRNANGGRVLGVLDASTAQGAQLVQWDDNGTDDHLWRFV
- the araD gene encoding L-ribulose-5-phosphate 4-epimerase AraD, which produces MSETTLRELRSEVLAANLRIPQAGLATLTWGNVSAVDREAGVFVIKPSGVSYAELTEKDLVVVSLADGGVVEGRLRPSTDTETHRCLYRAFPSVGGVTHTHSEHAVAFAQARVPIPVLGTTHADTFNGPVPVTADLTAEQCARDYEYNTGQVIVSMLEGDDRRAREVPGALVSRHGPFTWGATATASLENAIICEAVARMALHTLALRPGGAGATPPPQHLLDRHFTRKHGPDAYYGNA